From the Lathyrus oleraceus cultivar Zhongwan6 chromosome 4, CAAS_Psat_ZW6_1.0, whole genome shotgun sequence genome, one window contains:
- the LOC127076169 gene encoding uncharacterized protein LOC127076169 translates to MAMGGKRKRNQDSDGEEDSSKRKIKTETKEPFRPSMIKNKEKRSEVHAKLKHQKKLEKRAKSKARDAAVKRAIELGEELPEKKVPRTIENTREVDETVCKPDDEELFAGNDADEFSSILNRQNNPKILITTCRFNSTRAPAFISELLQIIPNAHYFKRGTYDLKKIVEYANKKDFTSLVVVHTNRREPNALIIIGLPDGPTAHFKLTNLVLRKDIKNHGTPTSHRPELVLNNFTTRLGHRVGRMIQSLFPQDPEFKGRRVVTFHNQRDFVFFRHHRYIFEKKEIKKIESKGKKDEDGESEKVPDHKTIARLQECGPRFTLKLVSLQHGTFDTKGGEYEWVHKPEMDTSRRRFFL, encoded by the exons ATGGCCATGGGTGGAAAGCGGAAGAGGAACCAGGATTCCGATGGAGAAGAAGATTCTTCCAAGAGAAAAATCAAAACCGAAACGAAGGAGCCATTCCGTCCTTCCATGATCAAAAACAAGGAAAAGAGATCCGAAGTTCATGCCAAGCTTAAGCATCAGAAAAAGCTCGAAAAACGCGCTAAATCCAAGGCCCGCGATGCCGCTGTCAAGAGAGCTATCGAGCTCGGCGAGGAG CTTCCAGAAAAGAAGGTGCCTCGTACTATTGAGAATACAAGGGAAGTAGATGAGACTGTTTGCAAGCCTGATGATGAAGag CTATTTGCTGGAAATGatgctgatgaattcagttcaaTTTTAAATCGGCAAAATAATCCCAAGATATTAATTACCACTTGTCGCTTCAATTCTACA AGGGCTCCTGCTTTTATATCAGAATTGCTTCAGATTATACCAAATGCACATTACTTCAAGAGAGGAACCTATGATTTAAAAAAG ATTGTAGAATATGCAAATAAAAAGGACTTCACATCTCTTGTAGTTGTTCACACCAATCGCAGGGAACCAA ATGCTCTCATAATTATAGGCTTGCCTGATGGACCTACTGCTCATTTCAAACTCACAAATCTTGTTTTACGCAAGGATATTAAG AATCATGGAACCCCAACTAGTCATCGACCTGAGCTTGTTTTGAACAACTTCACAACACGTCTAGGGCATCGAGTTGGAAG AATGATTCAGTCCCTTTTTCCTCAAGATCCAGAGTTTAAAGGCCGGCGTGTAGTCACATTCCACAACCAGAGGGACTTCGTATTCTTCCGGCATCATCG GTATATTTTCgaaaaaaaagaaattaaaaagaTTGAGTCTAAAGGTAAAAAGGACGAGGATGGCGAGAGTGAGAAAGTTCCTGACCATAAAACAATTGCCCGGCTTCAG GAATGTGGTCCTCGTTTCACATTGAAATTAGTTAGCTTGCAGCATGGAACATTTGACACTAAAGGTGGAGAATATGAGTGGGTTCACAAG CCGGAAATGGACACAAGTCGAAGGAGGTTCTTCCTATGA
- the LOC127076171 gene encoding chlorophyll a-b binding protein 7, chloroplastic: MASACASSAIAAVAISTPSSQKNGSPSGTSKAFLGRKLKVNSSTASPSRVRSTSTVCTVAEPDRPLWFPGSTPPPWLDGSLPGDFGFDPLGLGSDPESLRWNVQAELVHSRWAMLGAAGIFIPEFLTKLGILNTPSWYTAGEQEYFTDTTTLFIVELVFIGWAEGRRWADILNPGCVNTDPIFPNNKLTGTDVGYPGGLWFDPLGWGSASPQKLKELRTKEIKNGRLAMLAVMGAWFQHIYTGTGPIDNLFAHLADPGHATIFAAFTPK; the protein is encoded by the exons ATGGCTTCTGCTTGTGCTTCTTCTGCCATTGCAGCTGTTGCCATCTCTACTCCAAG TTCCCAGAAGAATGGATCACCCTCGGGAACCTCAAAAGCTTTTCTTGGGAGGAAACTGAAGGTGAACAGCAGCACTGCATCACCTTCTAGAGTAAGATCTACTTCAACTGTGTGTACAGTTGCTGAGCCTGATAGACCTTTGTGGTTCCCTGGAAGCACTCCTCCTCCATGGCTTGATGGAAGTCTTCCAGGAGATTTTGGATTTGATCCTCTTGGTCTTG GATCTGATCCAGAGAGTCTGAGATGGAATGTTCAAGCTGAGCTTGTACACAGCAGATGGGCAATGTTAGGTGCAGCTGGAATTTTCATTCCAGAATTCCTAACGAAGCTCGGTATCTTGAACACACCTTCATGGTACACTGCCGGAGAGCAAGAGTATTTCACAGACACAACCACGCTCTTCATAGTCGAACTCGTTTTCATCGGTTGGGCCGAGGGAAGAAGATGGGCTGACATCCTCAATCCAGGCTGCGTCAACACCGACCCTATTTTCCCAAACAACAAGCTCACAGGAACTGATGTAGGGTACCCTGGTGGACTTTGGTTTGATCCACTTGGTTGGGGAAGTGCTTCTCCTCAGAAGCTTAAGGAGTTGAGAACAAAGGAAATTAAGAATGGGAGATTGGCTATGTTGGCTGTTATGGGAGCTTGGTTCCAGCACATTTACACCGGCACCGGTCCTATCGATAACCTCTTCGCCCACCTTGCTGATCCCGGTCACGCTACTATTTTTGCT GCTTTCACTCCCAAGTGA
- the LOC127076170 gene encoding probable inactive purple acid phosphatase 29, producing MKLGMNFMIFLVLVSCFWLVPTFAAKQQKLRFDENGEFKILQVADMHYANGEKTLCLDVLPSQNASCSDLNTTAFIHRMILAEKPNLIVFTGDNIFGFDSANSAKSMDAAFAPAIASNIPWVAVLGNHDQEGTLSREGVMKYIVGMNNTLSRVKPRKVRSIDGFGNYNLEVGGVRDSDFEKKSVLNLYFLDSGDYSKVAKISGYDWIKPSQQVWFEKTSAKLRKKYIKGHVPQKEAAPGLAYFHIPLPEYASFDSSNMTGVKMETDGGDGISSASVNSGFFTTLVAAGDVKAVFVGHDHINDFCGKLMDIQLCYAGGFGYHAYGQAGWSRRARVVVASLEKTGKGSWGDVESIKTWKRLDDEHLTRIDSEVLWSKSSRGSSG from the exons ATGAAACTGGGtatgaatttcatgatttttcTAGTGTTGGTGTCATGTTTTTGGTTAGTTCCTACCTTTGCAGCAAAACAACAGAAGCTGAGATTTGATGAAAATGGAGAATTCAAGATATTGCAAGTGGCAGATATGCACTATGCTAATGGAGAGAAAACACTTTGCTTAGATGTTCTTCCTTCTCAAAATGCTTCCTGTAGTGATCTTAACACCACTGCTTTCATTCATAGGATGATCCTTGCTGAGAAACCTAATCTTATTGTCTTCACTG GAGATAATATCTTTGGGTTTGATTCGGCGAACTCGGCGAAATCAATGGATGCTGCATTTGCTCCTGCAATTGCATCAAACATTCCTTGGGTGGCTGTTTTAGGAAACCATGACCAAGAAGGAACACTCTCTAGGGAAGGTGTGATGAAATATATTGTTGGGATGAACAACACTTTATCTAGAGTCAAGCCTCGAAAAGTGCGTAGCATCGATGGTTTTGGAAACTATAACTTGGAGGTTGGTGGTGTTCGAGATAGTGATTTCGAAAAGAAATCGGTTCTCAATCTTTACTTTCTTGATAGTGGAGATTATTCCAAAGTTGCTAAGATCTCTGGTTATGATTGGATCAAACCTTCGCAGCAAGTTTGGTTTGAGAAAACGTCTGCGAAGCTTCGG AAAAAATACATAAAAGGACATGTGCCTCAGAAAGAAGCTGCTCCTGGTCTTGCATACTTTCACATCCCCTTGCCGGAATACGCAAGTTTTGACTCATCAAACATGACAGGCGTGAAAATGGAAACAGATGGCGGCGATGGCATTAGTTCTGCTTCGGTGAACTCTGGTTTCTTCACAACCTTGGTTGCAGCAGGAGATGTGAAGGCTGTTTTCGTTGGCCATGATCACATCAATGACTTCTGCGGCAAGCTAATGGATATACAACTTTGTTATGCCGGAGGGTTTGGATACCATGCTTATGGACAAGCCGGATGGTCTAGGAGAGCAAGAGTGGTGGTAGCTAGCTTGGAAAAGACAGGTAAGGGAAGTTGGGGAGATGTCGAATCGATTAAAACATGGAAACGCCTCGATGATGAGCATCTCACTAGAATCGATAGTGAAGTCCTATGGAGCAAAAGCTCTCGTG GAAGCAGTGGCTAA